From Populus alba chromosome 16, ASM523922v2, whole genome shotgun sequence:
AGTGCACATGTGGGAGGGGGAGTTTGGTTATTGTTTGAGGCTCTGTAACCTTTAGAGACTACAAATGCTACCAGTAGAAACAAATTGACAAACTACAAGACTGTGAGGCAAGGGAGGGAGGCAACAAACCACGCCATCTGTTGAAGCTGAAGCTAAACGGGTGGTCATCCATTGACACATGGACAACTCAGTGACTTCCCCATCATGTTTACCAACAAGCTGGACCCCATCAATCAACTTATCAATGGGACAAGTAAGAGGTTGCTCCACTGAAAATGCTCCACCTTTTCCAATCTTAATGGTATCAATTTTCAAGATGAGATTTCCAATTGCAACAATCAAAATTTCCTGCAATATTCCCATTCATAGTAAAGATAAGGAAATCCTTAATCAAGACCAGTACAAGTAGTGAAAAACGTGTCGCAATGGGAATATTTATCTGATAAAGTGAATATCAAAATCCATTATTACTTGCTTGTGTGGATGCCAGCACACTCGTGGGTGGAATGATTCTCCATCTGCTATTATGTGAAGGGCAAGGAGTATCCTTTCAAAAATTTGAGGTTTTTCTTCCTCATCTGAGCCCTCATTGATCTTCCTTATGAAAACACGCCCATCAACACATGCACTGCAGGGATAAAAGTAAGCATCTTCTGCTATAAAATAGGGAAAAATGTCAATGCAAATAGTTACCTGGCCAGAAGGTGAACATCCTCAGCAAAGAAAGCCATGTCTGTTACTTTCTGCATGACAAAATCGTGTATGTTAATGAATTAGATAGCTTTTCTGCAAgcatttagaaaataataataaccaacATTGATCTCAAAGAGATACAAAAAATGTTGCATAACTAGAAGAAAGATACAATATTTGGCCATTTGGGGTTGCTTCAAAACATGAAAGGACAGCAGACAGCTAaagtaatgaaattaatgaGGCTTACTTTGCAAATATATCCAATATCACTGTGtgattttaattataagaagCTTCAGTACTGAGAAAAAATCAGGATTTTATTACACATAAGAAATTTTAGCATCTCTTGTTAAAGTACATTAAGCAATTAATTGACAGAactgaaaccaaaataaaatccagAAGCAATAATGGAGAGTGATGTAGTTCTCATGTTAATATCCGTGACGCAATTGTTGATTTGATGTCAGTGTCATAagaaagtttaattattttggaGTGAAGTTTTTCCTCCACAACTCGATCAGTTAGATATTGCCTGCACTTGATTTGGAGAGAGCagctattgaaaaaaaaactatccaagTATTGCAACTTGTCAAGATAAGTTGAGAGCAAACATTCTTGCAGTGTGTTCATATGTAATGGATCATCGAAAGGACttcaaatacatattttatttacttcataGAAATCTGATTTATCAATAATCACAAAGTGAAATTCATTATTGGTTAAGACATTGCCAATTGCTAGGTTACATGATGTCATAAATGtcaatttttaatcaagtttaGGTGCACAAAACACAAGATAATAGTGAGACTTTAACAAGTATAAGAATTAACCTGGTTATGTCCACGAAGCAATGATCTCAAAGCAGTATTAATATTGAGGATACGAATAGCTCCAGGCTTGAGTCCATAGCAAATGTAATTTCTATTAACAGCAATCTGACGGCCGAGAACAAGGCCAGGATCGGATAAATATTTGGTGATGGGTGTGACTTCAAGTTGAGGTTGCACCTCACCTTGCAATCTCACATCAATATCATACACGACATGGTTGCCATTCAAGTGTCGACCCTTAGGGAGCTTGGTACTGAGCATCCTCGCAGGGGGAGCACAGCATTGCTGCGTTGGAGATGCTAAACTAACAGGAGGGGCAGATGGGACAGGAGGACTGGTGGTGATGAATGCAGTTGAGGGAGTGGAAGAAGGGAAAGGTCCACTAAGATTAGTGGATAGCGGAGGCTGCTGTTGGTTTTGATTGGTCAAGATGtccatcaaaacagcaccaccTGAATTATTAGGTGAGAGTGGAGGAGGAGAGGGTGCAAAGGAAGAGATGGGTTGTGGTCTATTTTGGAGATGGATGTTGGTATTTGTGAGGAACTGATTGTGAAGTTGCTGAGGAGAAGGTGGAGGTGGGTAAGGGGAGAGATAGTGAGGGTGGTGAAAAGGGTGGTAAGGGCCAGTTGGAGGTGGATAAGAAGAAGATGGAGTTAGATAAGGTGGAGAAGAGGAAGGGAGAGGGAAGGAAGGAGAGGTAGTGAGATTGCCACTTGTGGTAGTGTTACTATtgggagaaggagaaggaccttgctgctgctgctggatATGGGGCTGCATCATATTCATAGGATTTGAAGAAGAGGGCTTGAACAGTTTATTCAGATCAAAACCTCCTCCTCCCCCTATTATTCCCCCGCCtccttgttgttgttgatttgGATTACCAGGTGAAGCCATTATTAAGCAACAAGAAGAAGTGatctgataatataatatacagTGATTGGAAACAATCAGTCAGattgataaagaaagaaaggaagaaagaaagagatataAAAAAGCTTACAGAGTGGAGGAATTCCTGGATCCGTTCaagtttaaatcttttttcagATCAGAAAGACAGCACACCTTTCTTTCTCCACCTCTCCTCTCTCTGTTCTGTCGTCCCAAACTAGGGTAGCGATAGAGTGAGAATTTGGAGAAGACAGAGAGAAGGATCGAAGGGGAAAAAACAAGTCTTTTTTATGTTACTTTGCTCGGATGTGTAGATTGACGCCAATGAACAGCACAGACGTAGCAAACGGAGAGTGGAAAATATGGAAAGAgagaacattttatttcatttgttaaGGATGTAATTACAATTACTATTActaattttgtattattattattattataattattattatcgtcGTCATCTCCTGTGAGCGTCATCCGCAGAGGTACCGGACATAGCGCCCATCTGTCGTTTGTACACGTTACCCAAGTTCGCATCTTTCACTTCTGGAATCACACACTCTTTCAAGCTCCCAAGTTGATCAAATCGTAACTGAACTACTTTCTGTccaaagttgaaaataaaataactaggTTGATTTTTCATGATTGGTCTGGACTTTGGGGAAGGAAACTTCCATCCAAGAAGTTTCTCAAAATGGCCTTAGATCCTTCATTCTTGGTGGAAGGTATGGCACAACATAATCAAATTATCCCTGCTTTCCAAGCCCTTCTTTTCTATGAAAGATTAtgcatttattatttatacaaATCCCTGGAGACGAAAACAAAGCTGAAGTGGCCCCACAGAAAATCAAAGGGTAAGACTTTCCTgcatttttttcacaattcaaGGTTTTGTTTTAACACAGATACAGGAGGAGGAAACTAGAACAGCCAGTATCAAAGGAAATGGGAAGCAGAAGAGCAGCCGACGGATTTACAATCAATGGACGTGATATCGAGATGGATTATACATATACGTTAATGCCCTGAATAGACACTTAAAGAAAACAAGTCACGATATTCAGACTTGAAAAAACAGGGGAAATCTTAAAGAACACAGAAAGTGTAAATTGGTTGTGTTCAAGTATAGCAAATGGGTATTCAATTTCAACCGCAACAGCCTCCAGCTTGGGCAGAAGCACCATCCCTGCCTCCTGATGACCCTGGAATACCTCCATATCCAACTTTTATCCCATAAGACTGCAGAACATCCAATTAGAATATCAGCCAAACTAGtttcaattttatctaataatattAGTCAAAAAATGGCATCAGTATTGAGCATGCTTCAAAATTGTATGTGCAGATTGAAAAGCTAGGTTGACAATGGATTGAGCTCTTGAAAACTCAGAAACCAACACTTAAAAGAttgataagaaaccttatggaGTACTGCTACGTAACTGTCAGGGTGCCAACTGATGTCTTTTCATGAGAAGAACAATATAAAGAGCAATGTCCAAGCAAGCAAAGCTAATTATAAGCTTCAAATAGCTAACAAGTGGAAAACAGCCAATTGAATAGAGGCGAATGAGTGTAAGAAGGAAGCAAAAATCCAAATAGAATACCAGCCAAATCATTTACAACtttcattcaataataattGAAGATATGAATGCCAGCATCATGTCTCTATTTGAAAATTAACCATGCTTAAAAAACGGTGTACAATGCAAATCAACAATATAAGATGAAAACGTATTGAGGTCAGCAAAACTTGCATGTCAGCAATATGAAGAtcgaaataagaaaaatatttcaatttggaAACCCTTGTAGAACATAATTTCCAAGTTGCCCCATTAACATTTGAAAATCCAGATCTTGTCATGAGAAgaagaacataaaaaacaaacaaccagaATGAATATAGTTAACCTTCAAAATTAAAGCTTCAGATGGAAAATATAAAGCAGCCAGAAGCTTCGATAAATGATGAGACttctaaaaaacataatagaaATACGGATATAACTGTGCATAATAAACAGGTCTAACCTCATTTGATACATCAAAAACTCCATCTTGAATCTTCTTATATATAGTTGCAGCTGTTTTGATAAAAGCCTGCACAAAGGATGTTGCTATAAGAAAAACTGgacaaacaacaaagaaaaagtatGTAAGTGTTTCAACGTATAGGTCATCCTATGTTCATTACTCACCTCCTCGACATTCTGAGCAGTTTTTGCAGAGGCCTCCATGAAGATCAAGCCATGCTCCTTTGCAAACTGCTCACCTTCTTCAGTGCTGACAGCCCTTCTATGAGCAAGATCAGACTTATTACCAATGAGCATAATGGTCATGTTTGCATTGGCATGCTGCCTTGCATCTTCCAGCCAGCTCGCCAAGTGATTAAAAGTTTCCCTCCTGAATAAGAAAACCAGATATCATTCAGGGCCAGCTTAGGGTACAATATAGTGATTGAAAAAACAGAAACGCACACATTTGGACGCCAAATCAAAAGGGCTTCATCTGTGTCATGAAATTACTTGATTATGATGCCCAGCGTGAGAGACCAGGTGGTGGTGGTTTAAATTAAGGAAAAGCAAATGAAGGAGAAACCCTAAATTGTATGTGAAAACAATAGAGCCcattttgaagattttgtttaattggGTACCTAGCTAGCTGGCTACAGCAGCAGCATAAG
This genomic window contains:
- the LOC118036624 gene encoding ras-related protein RABB1c — its product is MSYAYLFKYIIIGDTGVGKSCLLLQFTDKRFQPVHDLTIGVEFGARMITIDNKPIKLQIWDTAGQESFRSITRSYYRGAAGALLVYDITRRETFNHLASWLEDARQHANANMTIMLIGNKSDLAHRRAVSTEEGEQFAKEHGLIFMEASAKTAQNVEEAFIKTAATIYKKIQDGVFDVSNESYGIKVGYGGIPGSSGGRDGASAQAGGCCG